The following are encoded together in the Flavihumibacter fluvii genome:
- a CDS encoding NADP-dependent oxidoreductase: protein MKAVILKDFGSVDNFETADVSQPVMQDNEVLVKIRATAFNPIDYQMRRGDGEKKLLNSGILGREFSGKVAAVGKAVRGFAPGDDVAAYVGSLGSNGTYAQYISVPQQMLAKKPTGLLFAQAAALPLVGLTALQCVERLQLTSEDRVFVSGAAGGVGTILLQLLLHAGIQQITATAGSTESKAHLRSLGLQENQVIDYRQNDLAECVMMAASGKEYDCCIDLVGGTMAELCAAILKVQGTYVDVTYLATEAARSLLFDKATVILNVANYANALCGKPAQLAVYGEKLRALFQRVEANLIKPPLVEIVGNLSDETVKRGHQLLEANGAKGKKLVMLVE from the coding sequence ATGAAAGCGGTAATTCTAAAAGACTTTGGCAGCGTCGATAATTTTGAAACGGCTGATGTATCACAACCCGTGATGCAGGATAATGAAGTGCTGGTGAAGATCAGGGCAACAGCATTTAACCCCATCGATTACCAAATGCGCCGTGGTGATGGTGAAAAGAAACTGCTAAATTCTGGAATCCTAGGACGTGAATTTTCCGGAAAGGTAGCCGCAGTAGGTAAAGCTGTCAGGGGTTTTGCACCAGGTGATGACGTCGCCGCTTACGTCGGCAGCCTCGGATCCAACGGTACTTATGCCCAATATATCAGTGTGCCACAGCAAATGCTGGCAAAAAAGCCCACGGGTTTATTGTTTGCACAAGCGGCGGCGTTGCCCCTGGTTGGGCTCACTGCATTGCAGTGTGTGGAGCGCTTGCAACTTACATCGGAAGACAGGGTGTTTGTCAGTGGCGCGGCCGGCGGCGTAGGAACCATCTTGCTGCAATTGCTTTTGCATGCCGGTATTCAACAGATCACCGCTACAGCCGGTAGCACAGAAAGCAAGGCACACTTGCGTTCGTTAGGATTGCAGGAAAATCAGGTTATCGACTACCGTCAGAATGACCTGGCAGAGTGTGTGATGATGGCGGCCTCAGGAAAAGAATACGATTGCTGCATCGATCTGGTAGGTGGAACAATGGCGGAGCTCTGCGCAGCTATCCTCAAAGTCCAGGGTACCTATGTTGATGTGACCTACCTTGCTACGGAAGCTGCCCGTAGCCTGTTGTTCGACAAAGCTACTGTCATATTGAATGTTGCCAATTACGCCAATGCTCTTTGCGGAAAACCAGCGCAATTAGCTGTTTATGGCGAAAAATTGCGCGCGCTTTTTCAGCGTGTCGAAGCAAACCTGATAAAACCGCCACTTGTGGAGATAGTCGGCAATCTTTCTGACGAAACAGTAAAAAGGGGCCATCAATTACTCGAAGCAAATGGAGCAAAAGGAAAAAAGCTTGTAATGCTGGTGGAGTAA
- a CDS encoding DoxX family protein, whose protein sequence is MKQMFFSTGNHWTGFLSRMALGLILLPHGLQKSFGWLGGYGFSGTMGYFTEVMRFPWLLSLLIILTEFVGALCLLAGFATRFWTIAVIFLMLGSIVTVHWQNGFFMNWNGTAKGEGFEYHLAIITLSLITLLKGAGKYSADKKIAIA, encoded by the coding sequence ATGAAACAGATGTTTTTTTCTACCGGCAATCACTGGACCGGCTTTCTCAGTAGAATGGCCCTGGGCCTGATTCTCTTACCTCACGGCCTTCAAAAAAGTTTTGGCTGGCTGGGAGGTTATGGCTTCTCCGGCACCATGGGCTACTTCACCGAAGTGATGAGATTTCCCTGGCTTTTGAGCTTGCTCATAATTCTAACGGAGTTCGTTGGCGCCCTTTGTCTACTCGCAGGTTTCGCAACTCGGTTTTGGACCATCGCTGTTATTTTCCTGATGCTCGGCAGCATTGTTACCGTGCACTGGCAAAACGGCTTTTTCATGAACTGGAATGGCACTGCCAAAGGTGAAGGCTTTGAATACCATCTGGCCATCATTACTCTTTCGCTGATTACATTGTTAAAAGGAGCGGGTAAGTATTCGGCAGATAAAAAGATTGCAATTGCCTAA
- a CDS encoding VOC family protein, producing MKLRIIAAFALLACIPASLSAQQKKAPTIRANHVALYVTNLATSTRFYQELIGLDTIPEPFHDKKHTWFSIGDKAHLHLIQGRTTEPVPSKNSHICFSTSRLDEVIKTFIREKIPFEDWAGTASGVTHRVDGIRQIYFKDPDGYWIEINDDFQP from the coding sequence ATGAAACTACGCATTATCGCCGCCTTTGCCCTGCTGGCCTGCATTCCAGCCAGTTTAAGTGCCCAGCAAAAAAAGGCCCCTACCATCCGGGCCAACCATGTGGCCCTTTACGTGACCAACCTGGCCACCAGCACCCGTTTTTACCAGGAACTCATCGGACTGGATACCATCCCCGAGCCTTTCCACGATAAAAAACATACCTGGTTCAGCATCGGCGACAAAGCCCACCTGCACCTGATCCAGGGCCGCACCACCGAACCGGTTCCTTCCAAAAACTCGCATATCTGCTTCAGTACCAGTCGCCTGGATGAAGTCATCAAAACCTTTATCCGGGAAAAGATCCCCTTCGAAGACTGGGCCGGTACGGCATCCGGGGTTACCCATCGTGTAGATGGCATCCGGCAGATCTATTTCAAGGACCCGGACGGGTATTGGATCGAAATCAATGACGACTTCCAGCCCTAA
- a CDS encoding tetratricopeptide repeat protein, translating to MKFYNLVIRYRLFIGIAFLVLAIVTNIFGGFWPAFLPYLIGAILIFGHFFFGPMRLIQEHMESGDMDAAEKVLAQIKYPNLLYKPIRSVYFTLKGNIAMMKQDYVGAEKMMKKGIDLGMPMKEAEGASLLQMGMMAMQRSDLKGAENYIRSALRKGLPDKENEAAAYLQMCSIMMTKREFRSAKDFFRKAKALKPTTPQIVDQIKQIEKYIARMPG from the coding sequence ATGAAGTTTTACAATCTCGTTATCCGTTACAGGCTGTTTATCGGAATCGCCTTCCTGGTGCTGGCGATCGTGACCAATATTTTCGGGGGCTTCTGGCCCGCTTTCCTGCCTTACCTGATCGGGGCTATCCTGATCTTCGGACATTTCTTCTTTGGCCCTATGCGTCTTATCCAGGAACATATGGAATCGGGCGATATGGATGCAGCCGAGAAAGTGCTGGCCCAGATCAAATACCCTAACCTGTTGTACAAACCTATCCGGTCGGTGTATTTTACCCTGAAGGGCAATATTGCCATGATGAAGCAGGATTATGTGGGAGCAGAAAAAATGATGAAAAAAGGCATCGACCTGGGTATGCCCATGAAAGAAGCAGAAGGCGCCAGCCTGTTGCAAATGGGTATGATGGCCATGCAGCGGAGCGACCTCAAAGGCGCAGAAAACTATATCCGTTCCGCCTTACGCAAAGGCTTGCCAGATAAGGAAAATGAAGCCGCGGCTTACCTGCAGATGTGCAGTATCATGATGACCAAGCGTGAATTCAGGAGTGCAAAGGACTTTTTCCGTAAGGCAAAAGCCCTTAAACCGACAACACCGCAAATCGTCGACCAGATCAAACAAATTGAGAAGTACATCGCGCGGATGCCCGGTTAA
- a CDS encoding SRPBCC family protein — MAVYNLKTVQKLPVTLEKAWDFFSSPANLADITPAKMGFHIISAHHGAKMYPGQIIEYTVKPLFNIPLYWMTEITHVQEGRYFVDEQRFGPYTMWHHQHHFKSIEGGVEMTDIVHYKLPLWVLGDIANSLFVRRQLDDIFNFRYKKVEDLFGRWS, encoded by the coding sequence ATGGCTGTTTATAACCTGAAGACTGTTCAAAAGCTACCCGTTACCCTCGAAAAAGCCTGGGATTTTTTTTCTAGTCCGGCTAACCTTGCAGATATAACGCCCGCCAAAATGGGTTTTCACATCATCTCGGCGCACCATGGTGCGAAAATGTACCCGGGACAGATCATTGAATACACTGTTAAGCCATTGTTCAATATTCCATTATACTGGATGACCGAAATTACTCATGTGCAGGAGGGCCGGTATTTTGTTGACGAACAAAGGTTCGGTCCATATACGATGTGGCACCACCAGCACCATTTCAAATCAATTGAAGGCGGGGTTGAAATGACCGATATCGTCCATTATAAACTCCCCTTATGGGTCTTGGGGGATATAGCCAATAGCCTGTTTGTACGCAGGCAACTGGATGACATCTTTAATTTCCGGTATAAAAAAGTGGAGGATCTTTTTGGCCGCTGGTCTTAA
- a CDS encoding Ig-like domain-containing domain encodes MASPRPVFTYTLLLLAIFVASTSLLEGCANIIPPLGGPRDTLPPRLMNADPRDSLRNFTGKKIVFTFDEYVLLDQVQENLVVSPTPKINPVVESHLRTVTVRIKDTLEPNTTYVIEFGKAIRDVNENNPIKNFRYIFSTGTYLDSMELSGKVFLAETGKTDSTLIVMLHRNLTDSAVTNERPRYYTKVDKEGNYTFKNIAPGTYALYALKDEGSTRRYLSNAQLFGFAPEPVQLNGQQQPVTLYVYAAPSEVKKPKTTTAAAAPKKKNEEEDKDRRLKYTLSLENNQQDVLKPLLIRFAAPLKEYDSTKIRFLDKKYAAITDYRLEWDTTNTILTLHYDWPVNEEYVLIAEKGMGADSLGKSQLRNDTLRFKTLKESDYGSIKFRFTNLDTTRKPVLQLVQSDKIMFSYPITNRELKIRRFKPAEFELRMLYDTNGNGKWDYGDFYKTRQQPERVQSISKKLVVKGNWDNEVDITL; translated from the coding sequence ATGGCTTCACCGCGTCCCGTTTTTACTTATACCCTGCTGTTGCTGGCCATTTTCGTGGCAAGCACCAGCCTGCTCGAAGGATGCGCGAATATTATCCCACCCTTGGGTGGCCCCAGGGATACCCTGCCACCAAGGCTGATGAATGCAGACCCGCGGGATTCCCTCAGGAATTTTACCGGCAAAAAAATCGTCTTCACTTTTGATGAATATGTACTGCTCGACCAGGTCCAGGAAAACCTGGTGGTTTCGCCGACACCCAAAATAAACCCCGTTGTAGAATCCCATTTGCGCACGGTCACCGTTCGCATCAAAGACACCCTGGAACCGAACACCACTTATGTGATTGAATTCGGCAAGGCCATCCGCGACGTAAATGAAAACAATCCAATCAAAAATTTCCGCTATATATTTTCAACCGGTACTTATTTGGATTCGATGGAACTATCCGGGAAAGTATTCCTGGCTGAAACCGGGAAAACCGACAGTACCCTTATCGTTATGCTGCATAGAAACCTCACCGATTCGGCAGTTACAAATGAAAGGCCCAGGTATTATACAAAAGTTGATAAGGAAGGAAATTATACTTTTAAGAACATCGCGCCAGGCACCTATGCCTTGTATGCCCTTAAAGATGAAGGAAGTACCAGGCGCTATTTGTCAAACGCCCAACTCTTTGGATTTGCACCGGAACCGGTTCAGCTAAACGGGCAGCAACAACCAGTTACTTTATATGTTTATGCAGCGCCTTCAGAAGTAAAAAAACCGAAGACTACCACTGCTGCGGCAGCGCCAAAAAAGAAAAATGAAGAAGAAGATAAAGACCGGCGCTTAAAATATACCCTTAGCCTCGAAAATAACCAGCAGGATGTGCTGAAACCATTGCTGATCAGGTTTGCAGCTCCACTGAAAGAATACGATAGCACGAAAATCAGGTTCCTGGATAAGAAATACGCAGCCATTACCGATTACCGTTTGGAATGGGATACGACAAATACCATCCTGACCCTGCATTACGACTGGCCGGTGAACGAGGAGTATGTGCTGATCGCAGAAAAAGGCATGGGTGCTGACAGCCTGGGCAAATCGCAGTTAAGGAATGATACCCTTCGTTTCAAAACCCTGAAAGAAAGTGATTACGGCAGTATAAAATTCAGGTTCACCAATCTTGACACCACCCGGAAACCTGTTTTGCAGCTTGTTCAGAGTGACAAAATCATGTTCAGTTATCCTATCACTAACCGCGAACTGAAAATCAGGCGTTTCAAACCGGCTGAATTCGAGTTGCGGATGTTATATGATACCAATGGCAATGGGAAGTGGGATTACGGCGACTTTTACAAAACCCGCCAGCAACCGGAAAGGGTGCAGTCCATCTCCAAGAAACTGGTCGTAAAAGGCAACTGGGATAATGAAGTGGATATAACCCTATAA
- the recR gene encoding recombination mediator RecR: protein MQLPSALLEQAVNEFSKLPGIGKKTALRLVLHLLKQDPDKVEAFATAITRMRNETHLCQRCFNISDSLLCTICSNPMRKQDIICVVESIRDVIAIESTQQFNGTYHILGGIISPLDGVGPDQLHINQLIQRTKDGNVTEIIFALNPTIQGDTTIYYIQKKLQPSPIKITTIARGISFGGELEYADEMTLARSLQHRMPIEQLRV, encoded by the coding sequence ATGCAACTACCCTCCGCTTTATTGGAACAGGCTGTGAATGAGTTCAGCAAGCTTCCCGGCATCGGGAAAAAGACAGCACTCCGATTGGTGTTGCACTTGCTGAAACAGGATCCTGACAAGGTTGAGGCCTTTGCAACAGCCATTACGCGTATGCGCAATGAGACCCATTTGTGCCAGCGTTGTTTCAATATATCGGACAGCCTGCTTTGTACAATATGCTCCAATCCCATGCGCAAGCAGGATATCATCTGTGTAGTGGAAAGTATCCGCGATGTGATCGCCATCGAAAGCACGCAACAATTCAACGGTACCTACCATATCCTGGGCGGCATCATTTCCCCGCTGGATGGGGTTGGTCCGGACCAGCTGCATATCAACCAATTGATCCAGCGCACAAAAGATGGAAATGTCACTGAGATCATATTCGCATTAAATCCCACTATCCAGGGAGATACCACGATCTATTATATACAGAAAAAACTGCAGCCTTCCCCTATTAAGATCACAACGATCGCCCGTGGAATTTCGTTTGGCGGCGAGCTGGAATATGCCGATGAAATGACCCTGGCGCGCAGCCTCCAGCACCGCATGCCCATTGAACAGCTCCGCGTCTGA
- a CDS encoding homocysteine S-methyltransferase family protein, producing the protein MTDIRQELQKRILIIDGAMGTMIQRHHLKEEDYRGERFSNWPSDLKGNNDLLCLTQPGIIEGIHREYLTAGADIIETNTFNAQRVSLADYQMEALAYDINYAAAKIAKKATADFNRQNPEKPRFVAGAIGPMNKTLSLSPDVNNPGFRGLLWDEAVSAYYEQVKALVEGGVDLLLVETIFDTLNAKAAIYAIKKYFQDTHQPELPIMISGTITDASGRTLSGQTLEAFYISLMHARPLSIGLNCALGAADMRSHIEELSHIASCYTSAYPNAGLPNTMGEYDEQPEQTAHFLEDWAREGFVNIVGGCCGTTPDHIRHIAEHVKKFPPRQLPVVETANAS; encoded by the coding sequence ATGACCGATATCAGGCAAGAATTACAAAAACGAATACTCATTATCGATGGTGCGATGGGGACCATGATCCAGAGGCATCATCTTAAAGAAGAAGATTATCGCGGGGAGCGATTTTCCAACTGGCCTTCGGACCTGAAAGGCAATAACGACCTTTTATGCCTTACCCAGCCTGGTATCATTGAAGGCATTCACCGTGAGTATTTAACTGCCGGTGCCGACATCATCGAAACCAATACCTTCAATGCACAGCGGGTTAGCCTTGCCGATTACCAGATGGAAGCACTGGCATACGACATCAACTATGCCGCCGCTAAAATTGCTAAAAAAGCTACGGCTGATTTCAACCGGCAAAACCCGGAAAAACCCCGTTTCGTAGCAGGTGCCATAGGCCCAATGAATAAAACCCTTAGCCTGTCGCCCGATGTGAATAATCCGGGTTTCCGCGGACTGCTATGGGATGAGGCTGTTTCGGCCTATTACGAACAGGTTAAGGCCCTTGTTGAAGGCGGCGTGGACCTTTTATTGGTGGAAACCATTTTTGATACCCTGAATGCCAAAGCAGCGATCTATGCCATTAAAAAATATTTCCAGGATACGCACCAGCCGGAACTGCCCATTATGATCAGCGGAACCATTACGGATGCATCCGGACGAACATTAAGCGGGCAAACCCTGGAAGCATTTTATATTTCCCTGATGCACGCCAGGCCATTGAGCATAGGCCTCAACTGTGCCCTTGGAGCGGCAGACATGCGCAGCCATATCGAAGAGCTCAGCCACATTGCTTCCTGTTATACTTCTGCTTATCCAAATGCCGGACTGCCCAATACCATGGGAGAGTATGATGAACAGCCAGAACAAACTGCGCATTTCCTGGAAGACTGGGCCCGCGAGGGATTTGTAAATATTGTTGGCGGTTGCTGCGGTACAACCCCGGACCACATCCGCCATATTGCCGAACACGTTAAAAAATTTCCACCCAGGCAACTGCCTGTAGTTGAAACTGCCAATGCATCATGA
- the metH gene encoding methionine synthase, whose translation MNSIKPYLRLAGLEPLVVRPETNFVNIGERTNVTGSKMFARLIRENKYEEALSVARQQVENGAQIIDVNMDDALLDGVHAMTTFLNLVQSEPDIARIPIMIDSSKFEIIEAGLKCVQGKCIVNSISMKEGEEKFIREANICRLFGAAVVVMAFDEVGQADTLERKVEICTRAYKILTEKVGFDPQDIIFDPNIFAIATGLEEHNNYGVDFIEATRIIKQRMPLAKISGGVSNLSFSFRGNDHVREAMHSVFLFHAIKAGMDMGIVNAGQLVVYDEIEPLLRELCEDVIMNRNNDNNEATEKLINFAETVKAKGKAIVKDEAWRNETVEARLTHALINGITDYIDTDTEEARQKYPRPLDVIEGPLMDGMNVVGDLFGAGKMFLPQVVKSARVMKKSVAWLTPYIEEEKKNNPLARQGNAPKILLATVKGDVHDIGKNIVGVVLGCNGYDIIDLGVMVPADKILETAQKEKADIIGLSGLITPSLDEMVHVAHEMKRRGMLQPLLIGGATTSRMHTAVKIAQQYDNGVVHVLDASRSVTVAGTLLNNENKQKFLQDINVEYEKLRDDFQRKRAIKQYIDFPAAQKNKVPVDWDNFEPVVPKFTGTKVFDSVDLELLSHYIDWGPFFIAWELGGKFPQLLEDAVIGKEATKLYHDAKALLQKIISEKWLTAKAVIAFYEANTDGADTIVVKCEIAGTKTAFEEHRLETIRQQIKKAPGQPNFSLADFIAPASTGKKDYIGAFSVTIDGIEEHLQRFQREHDDYNKIMLQALADRLAEAFAEWLHEQVRTNYWGYSSGEKLSVEGMIKEDYTGIRPAPGYPACPDHTEKYKLFTLLGGEDATGIHLTESLAMYPASSVCGWYFSHPQSQYFGVGKIKDDQLQDYAKRKEMPIEDITRWLRPILEDEA comes from the coding sequence ATGAATAGCATCAAACCATACCTGCGACTTGCCGGCCTGGAACCATTAGTGGTTCGTCCGGAGACCAATTTTGTAAATATCGGAGAGCGGACCAATGTAACAGGATCGAAAATGTTCGCCCGGCTGATCCGCGAAAACAAATACGAAGAAGCCCTTTCCGTTGCCCGCCAACAGGTGGAAAACGGCGCACAGATCATCGATGTAAATATGGATGACGCCCTGCTGGATGGCGTCCATGCAATGACCACCTTCCTGAACCTGGTGCAAAGCGAACCCGATATCGCCCGCATTCCCATCATGATCGATTCTTCAAAATTTGAGATCATCGAAGCCGGCCTCAAATGTGTACAGGGAAAATGCATTGTAAACTCCATCTCCATGAAGGAAGGAGAAGAGAAATTCATCCGTGAAGCGAATATCTGCCGGTTATTCGGAGCGGCAGTAGTGGTGATGGCATTTGATGAGGTTGGCCAGGCAGATACGCTGGAACGTAAAGTGGAGATCTGTACCAGGGCCTATAAAATACTGACTGAAAAGGTGGGCTTCGATCCGCAGGATATCATTTTTGACCCGAATATTTTTGCGATAGCGACCGGACTGGAAGAGCACAATAACTATGGTGTGGATTTTATAGAAGCAACACGCATCATCAAACAAAGAATGCCCCTCGCTAAAATAAGCGGCGGTGTCAGCAACCTCTCTTTTTCCTTCCGTGGAAATGATCATGTGCGCGAAGCCATGCACAGCGTATTCCTTTTCCATGCCATTAAAGCGGGCATGGATATGGGTATTGTGAATGCCGGCCAGTTGGTGGTGTATGATGAAATAGAACCCTTACTTCGGGAACTGTGCGAAGATGTGATCATGAACCGCAACAACGACAATAATGAGGCCACTGAAAAGCTGATCAATTTTGCGGAAACAGTGAAAGCAAAAGGCAAAGCCATTGTAAAAGATGAAGCCTGGCGCAATGAAACCGTTGAAGCAAGGCTGACACATGCACTCATCAATGGCATCACCGATTATATCGATACTGACACTGAAGAAGCCCGTCAAAAATATCCGCGGCCGCTGGATGTGATCGAAGGCCCATTGATGGATGGCATGAATGTAGTTGGCGATCTCTTTGGTGCGGGAAAAATGTTCCTGCCGCAGGTGGTGAAAAGTGCGCGGGTCATGAAAAAAAGTGTAGCCTGGCTCACCCCGTATATTGAAGAAGAAAAGAAAAACAATCCACTCGCCAGGCAAGGTAATGCACCAAAAATATTACTGGCTACTGTAAAAGGCGATGTGCATGATATCGGTAAAAATATCGTGGGTGTAGTGTTGGGTTGCAATGGGTATGATATCATTGACCTGGGCGTAATGGTACCGGCAGACAAGATCCTGGAAACCGCACAAAAAGAAAAAGCAGACATCATTGGACTCAGTGGGCTCATCACTCCTTCGCTGGATGAAATGGTCCATGTAGCCCATGAAATGAAGCGCAGGGGCATGTTGCAACCATTGCTGATAGGCGGTGCAACAACCAGCCGTATGCATACTGCCGTGAAAATTGCGCAACAATATGATAACGGCGTGGTGCATGTACTGGATGCTTCCCGAAGCGTAACAGTGGCGGGTACATTACTGAACAATGAGAATAAGCAAAAATTCCTGCAGGATATTAATGTGGAATACGAAAAACTGAGGGACGATTTCCAGCGAAAGAGAGCCATAAAACAATACATCGATTTCCCGGCAGCACAAAAAAATAAAGTACCGGTGGACTGGGATAATTTTGAACCGGTTGTGCCAAAATTTACCGGTACCAAAGTTTTTGATTCGGTAGACCTGGAGTTATTGTCGCACTATATTGATTGGGGGCCGTTTTTCATCGCCTGGGAACTGGGCGGCAAATTCCCGCAATTACTGGAAGACGCCGTTATAGGAAAGGAGGCCACCAAATTATACCATGATGCCAAAGCCCTATTACAAAAGATCATATCCGAAAAATGGCTGACAGCGAAAGCAGTGATTGCCTTCTATGAAGCCAATACAGACGGAGCCGATACTATTGTCGTGAAATGTGAAATTGCCGGAACCAAAACAGCATTTGAAGAACACAGGCTGGAAACCATCCGGCAGCAGATAAAAAAAGCACCGGGCCAGCCGAATTTTTCACTGGCCGATTTCATTGCGCCTGCAAGTACTGGTAAAAAAGATTATATCGGCGCATTTTCAGTGACCATAGATGGCATTGAAGAACATCTTCAACGGTTCCAGCGAGAGCATGATGATTATAATAAAATCATGTTGCAGGCATTGGCCGACCGCCTGGCGGAAGCCTTTGCAGAATGGCTGCATGAGCAGGTAAGGACGAATTACTGGGGATATTCTTCCGGCGAAAAATTATCTGTAGAGGGTATGATCAAGGAAGATTATACCGGAATCAGGCCAGCACCGGGTTATCCAGCCTGTCCAGACCACACAGAAAAATATAAGCTCTTCACGCTATTAGGCGGGGAAGATGCAACCGGTATACACCTCACTGAATCCCTGGCCATGTATCCGGCATCCTCGGTTTGTGGCTGGTATTTTTCACACCCGCAAAGCCAGTATTTTGGGGTGGGTAAAATAAAAGATGACCAGTTGCAGGATTATGCAAAGAGAAAGGAAATGCCCATAGAAGATATTACCCGCTGGCTCAGGCCTATTTTGGAAGATGAAGCATAA
- a CDS encoding DMT family transporter: MNWVILIIAGLFEVGFATCLGKAKESTGPVSSYWMIGFFICLAISMALLYKATQTLPIGTAYAVWTGVGAVGTVLVGILYFKEPAEFWRLFFLTTLIASIIGLKFVSSQ, translated from the coding sequence ATGAATTGGGTAATCTTAATCATTGCAGGACTATTTGAAGTGGGTTTTGCAACCTGCCTGGGGAAAGCCAAAGAAAGTACGGGTCCAGTTTCATCTTATTGGATGATCGGATTTTTCATTTGCCTGGCGATCAGTATGGCGCTTTTGTATAAGGCTACGCAAACCTTACCGATAGGAACGGCTTATGCTGTATGGACCGGCGTGGGTGCAGTAGGAACTGTCCTGGTGGGCATCCTGTACTTCAAAGAGCCTGCGGAGTTCTGGCGTTTATTTTTTCTGACTACGCTGATCGCCTCTATCATCGGGTTGAAATTTGTCTCTTCACAATAG
- a CDS encoding CPBP family intramembrane glutamic endopeptidase, producing the protein MPNEEEIIETDTCSACGSRLEHDAVVCYQCGSPTVPNEEWEGAYERYRTLVVGFFSINLVVCLVFNFWPPASETITGLIIVDSFLFLCAIFYAYRMRELVAPILTWHKFSWWRLLLVVTVAIVSAICVNYGVKWINRSVFDRELYYYASFRNLPFPKISMLLLIAFFPAFSEELAYRGVIQSGLLKIMHSRQAVVMTALLFAIIHMSIISFVWLLPFALFLGYVRQRTHTIWYGIFIHFFFNATTCFLELHELGLL; encoded by the coding sequence ATGCCGAACGAAGAAGAAATTATTGAAACTGATACCTGCTCCGCCTGTGGAAGCCGCCTGGAACATGATGCGGTTGTTTGTTACCAGTGCGGTAGTCCAACTGTTCCCAATGAAGAATGGGAAGGCGCTTACGAACGTTACCGTACACTCGTGGTTGGTTTCTTCAGCATAAACCTGGTAGTATGCCTGGTCTTTAATTTCTGGCCACCTGCCAGCGAAACCATTACCGGCCTGATCATTGTTGATAGTTTTTTATTCCTCTGTGCCATATTTTATGCATACAGGATGCGGGAACTGGTGGCTCCTATATTGACCTGGCATAAGTTTTCCTGGTGGCGTTTGCTATTGGTGGTTACTGTGGCCATCGTCAGTGCAATTTGCGTAAACTATGGTGTTAAATGGATCAACCGAAGTGTCTTTGACCGGGAATTATACTATTATGCTTCTTTCCGGAACCTGCCATTTCCAAAGATCAGTATGTTGTTGCTGATCGCTTTTTTTCCGGCATTTTCAGAGGAGCTGGCCTACAGGGGCGTGATCCAGTCCGGGCTTTTGAAGATCATGCATAGCCGGCAGGCCGTTGTAATGACGGCTTTACTCTTCGCCATCATTCACATGAGCATTATTTCCTTTGTTTGGTTATTGCCTTTCGCATTATTCCTTGGCTACGTCAGGCAAAGGACCCATACTATCTGGTATGGAATTTTCATCCATTTTTTCTTTAACGCAACAACCTGTTTCCTCGAGTTACATGAATTGGGCCTATTGTGA
- a CDS encoding VOC family protein — MHIEHIAIWTNRLEELRQFYITYFNAVSNEGYHNPVKKFRSYFLSFGNGARLELMQRDGIPDNLNNVADQYIGLIHFAMSVGSREAVDTLTKSLHDAGFQVLDGPRQTGDGYYESVVLDPEGNRIEITC, encoded by the coding sequence ATGCATATTGAACACATTGCTATCTGGACTAACCGGCTTGAAGAACTTAGGCAATTTTATATCACCTACTTCAATGCTGTTTCGAATGAAGGTTACCATAACCCGGTAAAGAAATTCAGGTCCTATTTCCTGAGTTTCGGGAATGGTGCAAGGCTTGAACTGATGCAACGTGATGGTATTCCTGACAATTTGAACAACGTGGCTGACCAGTATATTGGCCTTATCCACTTTGCGATGTCTGTCGGTTCCCGCGAAGCTGTTGACACGCTTACGAAATCCCTGCATGATGCAGGCTTCCAGGTACTTGATGGTCCGCGCCAGACTGGTGACGGGTATTATGAATCAGTGGTTTTGGATCCGGAAGGCAACCGGATTGAGATTACCTGCTAA